A part of Candidatus Aenigmatarchaeota archaeon genomic DNA contains:
- a CDS encoding MBL fold metallo-hydrolase, whose amino-acid sequence EITKIDEGKEYEIFSIPSMHTVPSVAYCFREKDKWNIDEEKLKEFGIKRGPWLKRLKKDGKLQVNGRWVRIEEVGYIKPGLKVVYTGDTMPCENILKISKDADLLIHDGAFLEEDVGSKAHADIEEAARIAKKAGVKQLILTHISRRYTDTKELEDRAKEIFPNSTVARDMMRVELKK is encoded by the coding sequence GTGAGATAACAAAAATAGATGAAGGAAAAGAGTATGAGATATTTTCAATTCCAAGCATGCATACAGTACCCTCTGTGGCTTATTGTTTTAGGGAAAAGGACAAATGGAACATAGATGAGGAAAAATTGAAAGAGTTTGGTATCAAAAGAGGACCTTGGTTGAAGAGGTTGAAGAAGGATGGAAAATTGCAAGTGAATGGAAGATGGGTCAGGATAGAGGAGGTTGGGTATATAAAACCAGGTTTGAAAGTAGTTTACACTGGAGATACAATGCCTTGTGAAAATATACTTAAAATCTCAAAGGATGCCGATCTATTGATACATGATGGTGCATTTCTAGAGGAGGATGTTGGTTCAAAGGCCCATGCTGATATTGAGGAGGCTGCTAGAATTGCAAAAAAGGCTGGGGTAAAGCAACTGATACTTACACACATAAGTAGGAGATATACTGATACAAAAGAACTTGAGGACCGAGCTAAGGAAATTTTTCCAAATTCTACTGTTGCAAGGGATATGATGAGGGTTGAGTTGAAGAAGTAA